GCGGGAGGAACAGAAACAAACCCGGCCTTTGCCCTTCCTCTTAGTCGATATGTTTCACCGCGTATGTTAATAACATGAGCGTGATGCAGCAGGCGGTCAAGCATTGCCGTAGCTATAACCGGATCACTCATCAACTCTCCCCAGCCAGCAAAGTGTTTG
The sequence above is a segment of the Synergistaceae bacterium DZ-S4 genome. Coding sequences within it:
- a CDS encoding ATP-binding protein → KHFAGWGELMSDPVIATAMLDRLLHHAHVINIRGETYRLRGRAKAGFVSVPPAVINPALS